The sequence below is a genomic window from Anaerobacillus alkaliphilus.
CAAAAGAAATCGCTCAAGGTTTAAACAACATTAGCTTCTCAAATGCAGAAGTAGATGCAATTTCTGATGCAAACAGAAAGATCCTTGATCAAACTGAGCGTGCTAAGGAACTTGCGAAAGTATGGGAAATCCTAGCTGAAGAGCAACCATACACGTACCTATACTATCCACAACAACATCTTGCAATGAACAACAAAATTCAAGGATTTACTCACCATCCTCGTGTAACATTCTACCGTGTTAACGAATGGTGGATTGACAACAACTAATTGTCAAAGAGTTAAGGATAAGAGGGGACGTTTGTCCCCTCATTCCTTATACTTTTTAAAGGCTATAACCTTAGTGTTTGGTTATGGATTTTATAAAGTATAAGAAAAACGAAGGCGCTCGCTTTTAAACTTGGCGACAAGCCAAGTTTTTCTTTTAAATAATTCGTAAGGGAGTAGAAAAAATGACGACGTACTTAATTCGCCGACTAGTAATGATGATTCCTATTCTTTTTGGGATCTCAGTGATCTCCTTTGCCATTATGTATGCGGCACCAGGGAAACCAGCTGTAATGAACTTGGATCCGGACATCTCTGTGGAAGACCGTGAAAGACAAATGGAGAAGTTAGGTCTAAATGATCCACCACATGTGCAATATCTTAATTGGATGGGGAATGTTGTAAAAGGAGATTTTGGAACTTCTTTTACAAAGAAACAACCTGTTAAAGACATGATTTTAGACAGACTACCAAACACGTTAATCTTAATGATCTTTTCTACTATTCTAGCAGTTATTATTTCAATTCCTTTTGGTGTACTTTCAGCTACAAAGCAATATTCAAAACTAGATTACGGTGTAACGATTACATCATTTTTAGGATTAGCGAGTCCTAACTTTTGGATAGGACTAATGTTAATTATGTTATTCTCGGTTCAACTTGGTTGGACGCCAGTTGGTGGTGTATCCACATTAGGGGCAGACTTTAGTATACTAGATCGTCTTCATCACTTGATTTTACCTGCAATAGTACTTGCAACTGCTGATATGGCTGGTTTAACGCGATATACACGTTCGAGTATGTTAGAGGTTATCAATCAAGATTATATTCGTACTGCGAGAGCAAAAGGGTTTCGTGAACGTACGGTAATTTATAAGCATGGCTTGCGTAATGGACTAATCCCTATTATTACAATATTTGGTTTAATGCTTCCTGGTTTTATTGGTGGTTCTGTTATCGTTGAATCGTTATTTAGTTGGCCTGGAATTGGAAAGTTATTTATTGATGCAACATTTGAAAGGGACTATCCTGTTATTATGGCGATCACAATGTTTGGTGCTGTACTGACAGTCCTTGGGAACTTAATTGCAGATATTCTTTATGCAGTTCTAGATCCAAGGATCGAGTACTAGGAGGTGCGCTATTATGGCTAAACCAGAATTACAACCACTAAATGAGAAGAAGCGTATTGAACAAACGTTTGGTGAAAGACGCTCACTTCTATCTATTATTATTTCGAAATTCTTACAAAATAAACTAGCTGTTTTTGGATTAATAATGCTAGCTATTATCGTTGGAAGTGCATTATTAGCACCGTGGATTGCACCACATGATCCTGATTTTCAGAATTTGAGAAATCGATTGGCACAACCGAGTGCAGAGTTCTTATTAGGAACAGATCACTTAGGGAGAGATATTTTTAGCCGTCTATTATTTGGTGGTAGAGTATCATTGTTCGTAGGATTTGTTTCGATGGTTGGAGCTGTGACAATTGGAACAACAGTTGGGGCAGTTGCTGGGTACTTTGGTGGATTAGTTGATGCGTTCTTAATGCGTTTAGTTGATATTATCATCTCTTTCCCTAATATCTTCTTATTAATTACGCTAGTCGCAGTTCTTGAACCAAGTATCGATAAACTAATTATTGTCTTTGCATTACTTAGTTGGACTGGAACAGCACGTTTAGTACGTGGAGAGTTCTTAACTTTAAAGAAACGTGAGTTTGTACTGGCCGCTAGAACAATTGGCATGTCGAACACAAGAATTATCTTTGGACAGATCTTACCGAGTGCGTTTGGTCCTGTTATCGTAGCAGCAACACTTGCAGTTGGTAGTTTTATCCTAGCAGAGTCTGCTCTAAGTTTCTTAGGTTTAGGAGTTCAGCCTCCTACTTCAACTTGGGGTAACATGCTTACGTATTCCCAAAGTGTTACTATTTTTAGAACTGCATGGTGGTACCCAACGTTCCCTGGTGTAATGATTTTACTTACAGTATTATCATTCAACTTTGTTGGTGATGGGTTACGTGATGCGTTAGATCCGCGTGTTACTGAAAAATAAATAATAGAAAAAAGCTTACTGAATGAATTCAGTAAGCTTTTTTCTTGTTTATATATTTGTCAATTAAGGACTTATAAATATTTGTTTTATTAATATAATATATTTCACTTTCGCACATCGTAACCAATTATTTCTGAAAACATATGACAAGTTTAATTAAAGTGTTGATGTATAAGGTTTTTAAGATGTGTGGTAAACATTACAAGATTAAATTCTGTCCAATCACTAGAGTTAGAGAGTATATCGTGTTAATATTATATTAGAAAAACGTTTTAATATGTTTAAATAATTTAAATTAGGAAAATATTTTAATTATTCGCGCTGATCTAAATTATCTTTATATAACATCTTGTAGAGTGATTACTTTTTGAATAGAAAGATAATCACTGACAATTTACAAAATTCACCGAAGTAAAAAAATAGAAATAAATTAACATTGACAAATTTGTTACATTAATATAACATTTTAAACGTTACTCTTTATAGTTTTACAATTTGTCGACAGTTTATAAAATTTGTATTCAGAGTTTCTTGATATAATGATTAATTTATAATTTAATAGATTAGCAGTTTGTAAATTTTAT
It includes:
- the opp4C gene encoding oligopeptide ABC transporter permease; the protein is MAKPELQPLNEKKRIEQTFGERRSLLSIIISKFLQNKLAVFGLIMLAIIVGSALLAPWIAPHDPDFQNLRNRLAQPSAEFLLGTDHLGRDIFSRLLFGGRVSLFVGFVSMVGAVTIGTTVGAVAGYFGGLVDAFLMRLVDIIISFPNIFLLITLVAVLEPSIDKLIIVFALLSWTGTARLVRGEFLTLKKREFVLAARTIGMSNTRIIFGQILPSAFGPVIVAATLAVGSFILAESALSFLGLGVQPPTSTWGNMLTYSQSVTIFRTAWWYPTFPGVMILLTVLSFNFVGDGLRDALDPRVTEK
- a CDS encoding ABC transporter permease; amino-acid sequence: MTTYLIRRLVMMIPILFGISVISFAIMYAAPGKPAVMNLDPDISVEDRERQMEKLGLNDPPHVQYLNWMGNVVKGDFGTSFTKKQPVKDMILDRLPNTLILMIFSTILAVIISIPFGVLSATKQYSKLDYGVTITSFLGLASPNFWIGLMLIMLFSVQLGWTPVGGVSTLGADFSILDRLHHLILPAIVLATADMAGLTRYTRSSMLEVINQDYIRTARAKGFRERTVIYKHGLRNGLIPIITIFGLMLPGFIGGSVIVESLFSWPGIGKLFIDATFERDYPVIMAITMFGAVLTVLGNLIADILYAVLDPRIEY